A part of Rhinoderma darwinii isolate aRhiDar2 chromosome 1, aRhiDar2.hap1, whole genome shotgun sequence genomic DNA contains:
- the TDO2 gene encoding tryptophan 2,3-dioxygenase isoform X1 translates to MSGCPFLGTRHQYTFSGLSLEDKSGDNSQEGLNKASRGGLIYGDYLQLHKVLDAQELQSEKKGNKIHDEHLFIVTHQAYELWFKQILWELDSVREIFQNGHVRDERNMLKVVTRIQRISMILKLLVEQFSVLETMTPMDFFDFREYLSPASGFQSLQFRLLENKIGVPESLRVPYNRRHYRDNFKGKENELLLRSEEEPTLLGLVEAWLERTPGLAIVGFNFWGKLQVNIFQRLEEELQLAKAKPDSEDKEEHIAELQKQKEVFTALFDEKRHEHLLSKGERRLSYKALKGALMIYFYREEPRFQVPFQLLTSLMDIDILMTKWRYNHVCMVHRMIGSKAGTGGSSGYHYLRSTVSDRYKVFVDLFNLSTFLVPRHWVPRLNPSIHKFLYTAEYCDSSYFSSDDSD, encoded by the exons ATGAGTGGCTGTCCATTTTTGGGGACAAGGCATCA GTATACTTTCAGCGGTCTATCTCTGGAAGATAAAAGTGGAGACAACTCACAGGAAGGATTAAATAAAGCCAGCAGAGGAGGACTAATTTATGGGGACTATTTACAA cttCATAAAGTGCTTGATGCTCAAGAACTACAGAGtgaaaaaaagggaaataaaatCCATGATGAGCACCTTTTCATAGTCACTCATCAAG CTTATGAACTTTGGTTTAAGCAAATACTTTGGGAACTCGATTCTGTCAGAGAAATCTTCCAAAATGGGCAT gtAAGAGATGAAAGAAATATGCTGAAAGTTGTGACTCGCATTCAACGCATTTCCATGATTCTTAAACTGTTGGTTGAACAATTTTCAGTTCTAGAAACAATGACCCCTATGGATTTCTTTGACTTCAG GGAATACTTGTCACCAGCATCTGGCTTTCAGAGCTTGCAGTTTCGACTTCTTGAAAATAAAATTGGTGTTCCAGAAAGTCTGAGAGTTCCGTACAACAGACGTCATTACCGTGATAATTTCAAGGGAAAAGAGAATGAATTACTTCTCAGATCTGAGGAGGAACCTACCCTTCTGGGCCTTGTAGAG GCATGGCTAGAACGCACACCCGGCTTGGCAATAGTTGGTTTTAATTTTTGGGGAAAGCTACAGGTCAATATATTTCAAAGATTAGAGGAGGAGCTCCAACTGGCTAAG GCTAAACCAGACTCAGAAGACAAAGAGGAACATATAGCAGAGCTTCAGAAACAAAAAGAGGTCTTTACAGCTTTGTTTGATGAGAAGCGACATGAACATCTTCTCAGTAAAG GAGAAAGAAGACTGTCATACAAAGCATTAAAGGGGGCTTTAATGATATACTTCTACAG GGAGGAACCACGGTTCCAGGTTCCATTTCAACTCCTGACTTCTCTAATGGACATTGACATTTTGATGACCAAATGGAGAT ATAATCATGTTTGCATGGTGCACAGAATGATTGGCAGCAAAGCTGGGACTGGTGGCTCATCTGGGTATCATTACTTGCGCTCAACAGTAAG CGACAGATACAAAGTTTTTGTAGATCTGTTCAACCTTTCAACATTTTTGGTGCCAAGACACTGGGTACCTCGACTAAACCCAAGCATCCACAAATTCTTGTACACTGCAGAATATTGTGACAGCTCCTATTTCAGCAGTGATGACTCAGATTAA
- the TDO2 gene encoding tryptophan 2,3-dioxygenase isoform X2, which yields MSGCPFLGTRHHGLSLEDKSGDNSQEGLNKASRGGLIYGDYLQLHKVLDAQELQSEKKGNKIHDEHLFIVTHQAYELWFKQILWELDSVREIFQNGHVRDERNMLKVVTRIQRISMILKLLVEQFSVLETMTPMDFFDFREYLSPASGFQSLQFRLLENKIGVPESLRVPYNRRHYRDNFKGKENELLLRSEEEPTLLGLVEAWLERTPGLAIVGFNFWGKLQVNIFQRLEEELQLAKAKPDSEDKEEHIAELQKQKEVFTALFDEKRHEHLLSKGERRLSYKALKGALMIYFYREEPRFQVPFQLLTSLMDIDILMTKWRYNHVCMVHRMIGSKAGTGGSSGYHYLRSTVSDRYKVFVDLFNLSTFLVPRHWVPRLNPSIHKFLYTAEYCDSSYFSSDDSD from the exons ATGAGTGGCTGTCCATTTTTGGGGACAAGGCATCA CGGTCTATCTCTGGAAGATAAAAGTGGAGACAACTCACAGGAAGGATTAAATAAAGCCAGCAGAGGAGGACTAATTTATGGGGACTATTTACAA cttCATAAAGTGCTTGATGCTCAAGAACTACAGAGtgaaaaaaagggaaataaaatCCATGATGAGCACCTTTTCATAGTCACTCATCAAG CTTATGAACTTTGGTTTAAGCAAATACTTTGGGAACTCGATTCTGTCAGAGAAATCTTCCAAAATGGGCAT gtAAGAGATGAAAGAAATATGCTGAAAGTTGTGACTCGCATTCAACGCATTTCCATGATTCTTAAACTGTTGGTTGAACAATTTTCAGTTCTAGAAACAATGACCCCTATGGATTTCTTTGACTTCAG GGAATACTTGTCACCAGCATCTGGCTTTCAGAGCTTGCAGTTTCGACTTCTTGAAAATAAAATTGGTGTTCCAGAAAGTCTGAGAGTTCCGTACAACAGACGTCATTACCGTGATAATTTCAAGGGAAAAGAGAATGAATTACTTCTCAGATCTGAGGAGGAACCTACCCTTCTGGGCCTTGTAGAG GCATGGCTAGAACGCACACCCGGCTTGGCAATAGTTGGTTTTAATTTTTGGGGAAAGCTACAGGTCAATATATTTCAAAGATTAGAGGAGGAGCTCCAACTGGCTAAG GCTAAACCAGACTCAGAAGACAAAGAGGAACATATAGCAGAGCTTCAGAAACAAAAAGAGGTCTTTACAGCTTTGTTTGATGAGAAGCGACATGAACATCTTCTCAGTAAAG GAGAAAGAAGACTGTCATACAAAGCATTAAAGGGGGCTTTAATGATATACTTCTACAG GGAGGAACCACGGTTCCAGGTTCCATTTCAACTCCTGACTTCTCTAATGGACATTGACATTTTGATGACCAAATGGAGAT ATAATCATGTTTGCATGGTGCACAGAATGATTGGCAGCAAAGCTGGGACTGGTGGCTCATCTGGGTATCATTACTTGCGCTCAACAGTAAG CGACAGATACAAAGTTTTTGTAGATCTGTTCAACCTTTCAACATTTTTGGTGCCAAGACACTGGGTACCTCGACTAAACCCAAGCATCCACAAATTCTTGTACACTGCAGAATATTGTGACAGCTCCTATTTCAGCAGTGATGACTCAGATTAA